The following proteins are encoded in a genomic region of Paraburkholderia sp. BL23I1N1:
- the ltrA gene encoding group II intron reverse transcriptase/maturase — MGAQQKTHRVLDSGGRGEAPMAADRGAEPMAANPESESPSAYDRLMEEVCERGNLKQALKRVKANKGAPGVDGMTVQALPAYLREHWPSIRATLLNGTYQPQPVRRVEIPKPDGGGVRKLGIPSAPDRFVQQAVLQVLQRQWDPTFSDSSYGFRPGRSAHQAVAQAQSYIQSGYRWVVDLDLEKFFDRVSHDILMSRVAKRVSDRRVLKLIRSFLTAGVMEHGLVGATDEGTPQGGPLSPLLSNLMLDELDRELERRGLRFVRYADDCNVYVRSERAGQRVMAGLKAFLTGKLKLKVNEAKSAVARPHTRTFLGFTFSGREQIKRRIAPKALARFKDRVRELTQRTRGVSVDQMIGALKRYLAGWRGYFGFCETPSVLQRLDEWIRRRIRCFFWKQWKRGRTRFRELTVRGVSRNLAAQTVGSPHDAWRLSCSPALGIALSNRYLRSLGLPSLRP; from the coding sequence ATGGGAGCGCAGCAGAAAACGCATCGCGTCCTCGACAGCGGAGGCAGGGGTGAAGCTCCGATGGCTGCTGATCGAGGGGCTGAACCTATGGCGGCGAACCCCGAGTCTGAAAGCCCGTCGGCATATGACCGACTGATGGAAGAAGTCTGCGAAAGGGGGAACCTGAAGCAGGCGTTGAAGCGTGTGAAAGCTAACAAGGGCGCACCGGGCGTGGACGGGATGACCGTTCAGGCATTACCGGCGTACCTGCGGGAGCATTGGCCGTCGATACGGGCCACGCTGCTGAACGGCACATACCAGCCTCAACCTGTGAGACGGGTCGAGATACCCAAGCCGGATGGCGGTGGCGTGCGCAAGCTCGGCATCCCTTCTGCGCCTGACCGATTCGTCCAGCAGGCGGTCTTGCAGGTGTTGCAAAGGCAGTGGGACCCGACGTTCTCGGACTCCAGCTACGGTTTCCGTCCGGGACGCTCGGCGCATCAGGCAGTGGCGCAGGCGCAAAGCTACATCCAGTCGGGGTATCGATGGGTTGTAGATTTGGATCTGGAGAAATTCTTCGATCGCGTGAGCCACGACATCTTGATGAGTCGGGTGGCAAAACGGGTTAGTGACAGACGCGTTCTGAAGCTGATTCGCTCCTTCCTGACGGCGGGCGTGATGGAGCACGGGCTGGTTGGTGCGACGGACGAGGGCACCCCCCAGGGTGGTCCCCTGTCGCCGTTGTTATCCAATCTGATGCTCGACGAGCTTGACCGGGAGCTTGAGCGACGCGGGCTGCGTTTCGTGAGGTACGCCGACGATTGTAACGTCTATGTACGCAGCGAACGCGCGGGCCAGCGGGTGATGGCGGGGCTGAAAGCCTTCCTCACCGGCAAGCTGAAGCTGAAGGTCAATGAAGCGAAGAGCGCCGTCGCACGGCCACACACGCGGACGTTTCTGGGCTTCACCTTCTCGGGGCGGGAGCAGATCAAACGGCGCATTGCGCCCAAGGCACTGGCTCGCTTCAAGGATCGGGTCCGGGAACTGACTCAACGCACGCGCGGGGTCAGCGTCGACCAGATGATCGGCGCGCTGAAACGTTATCTGGCAGGGTGGCGGGGCTACTTCGGTTTCTGCGAAACGCCCAGCGTTCTGCAACGCCTGGATGAATGGATACGCCGCCGCATCCGCTGCTTCTTCTGGAAGCAGTGGAAACGGGGCCGCACAAGATTCCGGGAGCTGACAGTACGCGGCGTCAGCCGAAACCTTGCTGCCCAGACGGTCGGTTCGCCACACGATGCGTGGCGGCTGAGTTGCAGTCCCGCGCTGGGCATCGCCTTGTCAAACCGTTACCTTCGCTCGCTGGGGCTTCCATCACTAAGGCCATAG
- the ltrA gene encoding group II intron reverse transcriptase/maturase, which translates to MSEIPVHPRPRRLSDWINPMEARKVHSLIDKVYQRKNLEVAWERVRANRGSGGVDGISVADFAEQADQHLDRLQTELRARTYQPQPVRRVSIPKVGKPGEFRNLGIPSIYDRVCQQALLNRLEPIFEPVFDEANFGYRRGRSTHDALRKIWREIEGGREWIVDADLKDFFGSVDHDKLLSLIAQRIADGRVLSLIKAMLKAGSFGKGRLFPSERGTPQGGVASPLLSNILLTPFDREMRLKGYQLTRYADDWVITCSSQAEARAAIAAATKILSALGVQLHPQKTRIVHVRFGFEFLGYKIKRGRQLSLPTAKIRSGARSGALYAYPREKSVQRFMDQVRRLTKRCVPLRTRELIGRLNPILRGWGHYYKRSHVRRIFNRLNRWIVRRIWSHRFKRWRNMGWKVLPEARLYGEFGLVNLVQLIPSIASQHAASS; encoded by the coding sequence ATGAGCGAAATACCCGTACATCCGCGCCCGAGGAGACTGTCTGACTGGATCAACCCGATGGAAGCAAGGAAGGTCCACTCATTAATTGACAAGGTTTATCAACGGAAGAATCTGGAAGTCGCCTGGGAGCGAGTCCGGGCCAACCGGGGTAGTGGCGGTGTCGATGGAATCAGCGTGGCAGACTTTGCCGAACAGGCGGACCAGCATCTGGACCGTCTGCAGACAGAACTGCGTGCGCGGACCTATCAGCCGCAACCGGTCCGGCGGGTCTCGATCCCGAAAGTCGGCAAACCGGGGGAGTTCCGCAATCTCGGCATACCGTCGATTTACGATCGCGTATGTCAGCAGGCGCTGCTCAACCGTCTGGAGCCGATCTTCGAGCCGGTATTCGACGAGGCCAACTTCGGGTATCGGCGAGGGCGATCGACACACGACGCTTTGCGCAAGATCTGGAGGGAGATCGAGGGCGGCAGGGAATGGATTGTTGATGCTGATCTGAAGGACTTCTTTGGATCAGTTGACCATGACAAACTTCTGTCGCTCATTGCCCAGCGCATCGCTGACGGTCGGGTACTAAGCCTGATCAAGGCGATGCTTAAAGCCGGTAGTTTCGGCAAGGGTCGTCTCTTTCCGAGCGAGCGTGGAACGCCGCAAGGTGGGGTAGCTTCACCGCTGCTCAGCAATATCCTCCTGACGCCGTTTGATCGGGAGATGCGGCTTAAGGGCTACCAGCTTACCCGTTACGCGGATGACTGGGTGATCACCTGTTCATCCCAGGCAGAAGCGCGCGCAGCCATCGCGGCGGCGACGAAGATTCTGAGCGCACTGGGTGTGCAACTCCATCCGCAGAAGACGCGGATCGTGCATGTCCGGTTTGGATTCGAGTTTCTCGGCTACAAGATCAAGCGTGGGCGGCAGTTATCGCTGCCCACGGCCAAAATCCGCAGTGGCGCCCGATCGGGTGCGCTGTACGCGTACCCCCGGGAGAAATCGGTCCAGCGTTTCATGGATCAGGTGCGTCGTCTTACAAAGAGATGTGTGCCGCTTCGAACGCGGGAGCTGATTGGACGGCTCAATCCCATCCTGCGGGGCTGGGGGCACTACTACAAGCGCTCCCACGTCCGGCGAATCTTCAACCGGCTCAACCGATGGATCGTGCGGCGTATCTGGTCGCATCGATTCAAGCGCTGGCGCAATATGGGCTGGAAGGTCTTGCCCGAGGCGCGGCTCTATGGCGAGTTCGGGTTGGTCAACCTTGTGCAACTGATACCTTCAATTGCGTCCCAGCATGCTGCATCTTCGTGA
- a CDS encoding HIT family protein produces the protein MSYDDSNPFAKILRGELPCIKVAESDAALAFMDLMPQADGHVLVVPKEAAVEIFELSDASTVACMRMTQKLAIAVRAALRPDGVFIGQFNGAAAGQTVPHVHFHVIPRWEGQPLRMHAREVADAATLEALAVRIRDHWRAPTDSERDAAGHAP, from the coding sequence ATGAGCTACGACGACAGCAATCCCTTCGCGAAGATTCTGCGCGGCGAACTACCCTGCATCAAAGTGGCGGAAAGCGACGCGGCGCTGGCCTTCATGGACCTGATGCCGCAAGCCGACGGTCACGTGCTGGTCGTGCCGAAGGAAGCGGCGGTCGAAATTTTCGAATTGTCGGATGCCTCGACGGTCGCGTGCATGCGCATGACGCAGAAGCTCGCCATCGCCGTTCGCGCGGCCTTGCGCCCCGACGGTGTGTTCATCGGACAATTCAACGGCGCGGCGGCGGGACAAACGGTGCCGCACGTGCATTTTCATGTGATCCCGCGCTGGGAAGGACAACCACTGCGCATGCATGCGCGTGAAGTCGCCGATGCGGCCACCCTCGAAGCGCTGGCCGTGCGCATTCGCGACCATTGGCGCGCGCCCACTGACAGCGAGCGCGACGCAGCTGGTCATGCCCCGTAA
- a CDS encoding diguanylate cyclase: protein MDTSKPLQNATAPDLAEHDANAQAYAEDAPNSAIDDALARILGNPPAAECPIMVLLVDDQAIIAEAIRQALADEGSVDFHYCASPEEAVRCAQETRATVILQDLVMPGTDGLTLVRQYRQNPATRDIPIIVLSTKEEPLVKSAAFAAGANDYLVKLPDRIELIARIRYHSRSYLNLLQRDEAYQALRQSQQQLLATNLELQRLTHSDGLTGLSNRRYLDQYLAAEWRRGTRDKTGLGFLMIDVDNFKAYNDTYGHVAGDEVLKRVAHTIESCLGRSPDLAARFGGEEFAVVLPGASSGGLRLLAEKIRLAIEGLAIPHAGSTSGVVTISIGAAMIVPSAAEPVTTLIEAADVGLYRAKRDGKNQVAVSG from the coding sequence ATGGACACTTCCAAACCGCTTCAGAACGCCACCGCGCCGGACCTCGCAGAACACGACGCGAACGCGCAGGCGTACGCGGAGGACGCGCCCAACAGCGCCATCGACGACGCGTTGGCGCGCATCCTCGGCAATCCGCCCGCGGCCGAGTGCCCGATCATGGTGCTGCTGGTCGACGATCAGGCGATCATCGCCGAGGCGATCCGCCAGGCGCTGGCCGACGAAGGGAGCGTCGATTTTCACTACTGCGCCTCGCCCGAAGAGGCGGTGCGCTGCGCGCAGGAAACCCGCGCGACGGTGATCCTGCAAGACCTCGTCATGCCGGGCACCGACGGCCTCACCCTCGTGCGCCAATACCGGCAAAATCCGGCGACGCGCGACATTCCGATCATCGTGTTGTCGACCAAAGAAGAGCCGCTTGTGAAAAGCGCCGCCTTCGCTGCGGGCGCCAACGACTACCTCGTGAAGCTGCCGGATCGCATCGAGCTGATCGCACGGATTCGCTATCACTCGCGCTCGTATCTGAACCTGCTACAGCGCGACGAGGCCTATCAGGCCCTGCGTCAGTCGCAACAGCAGTTGCTCGCGACCAATCTGGAACTGCAACGGCTCACGCATTCGGACGGTTTGACGGGGTTGTCGAATCGCCGTTACCTCGACCAGTACCTGGCCGCCGAATGGCGTCGCGGCACGCGCGACAAGACCGGCCTCGGCTTTCTGATGATCGACGTGGATAACTTCAAGGCCTACAACGACACCTATGGGCACGTCGCCGGCGACGAAGTCCTCAAGCGCGTCGCGCACACCATTGAGTCGTGCCTCGGCCGCTCGCCCGACCTCGCGGCACGGTTTGGCGGTGAAGAGTTTGCGGTCGTGTTGCCGGGTGCGTCGTCGGGCGGATTGCGTTTGCTCGCCGAAAAGATCCGCCTTGCAATCGAAGGGCTTGCCATTCCGCATGCGGGTTCGACGAGCGGCGTCGTGACGATCAGCATCGGCGCGGCAATGATCGTGCCGTCCGCCGCGGAACCGGTGACAACGTTGATCGAAGCTGCCGACGTCGGACTGTATCGAGCGAAACGCGATGGGAAGAATCAGGTAGCAGTGAGCGGCTGA
- a CDS encoding chemotaxis response regulator protein-glutamate methylesterase, with product MKIGIVNDLPLAVEALRRALAARHDYELLWVAQDGQQAVDFCTAHRPDIVLMDLVMPNVDGIEATRRIMAKAPCAVLIVTVDVGANAWRVYEAMGAGALDAVDTPSLSGPDAHKSIATLIAKIDRIAALVAERNGPGAAAAAGPASVTNRDTPLVAIGASAGGPAALATLLAGLPKDFPAAIVIVQHVDAAFAAGMADWLNQQSALPVRIASEGDRPQAGVVLLAATDDHLHLKLPNVLGYTDVPAETPYRPSVDVFFHSVVARWPARAIGVLLTGMGRDGAIGLKAMRTKGFHTIAQDEATCAVYGMPKAAAALDAAAAILPLPRIAAALVTAVAAG from the coding sequence ATGAAAATCGGAATCGTCAATGACCTGCCCCTCGCTGTCGAAGCACTGCGTCGCGCGCTTGCCGCGCGTCACGACTACGAGCTGCTGTGGGTCGCGCAAGACGGCCAGCAGGCGGTCGATTTCTGCACCGCTCACCGCCCCGACATCGTGCTGATGGACCTGGTGATGCCGAACGTCGATGGCATCGAAGCGACGCGCCGCATCATGGCGAAGGCGCCGTGCGCGGTCCTGATCGTGACCGTCGACGTGGGCGCGAACGCGTGGCGCGTCTACGAAGCCATGGGCGCGGGCGCGCTCGACGCGGTGGATACGCCCTCGCTGAGCGGTCCGGACGCGCACAAGAGCATCGCCACCCTGATCGCCAAGATCGACCGCATTGCCGCGCTGGTTGCGGAACGCAATGGGCCTGGCGCCGCGGCTGCGGCGGGACCGGCAAGCGTGACGAATCGCGACACGCCGCTGGTGGCGATCGGCGCTTCGGCGGGCGGCCCGGCGGCGCTTGCCACGCTGCTCGCCGGCTTGCCGAAGGATTTCCCGGCGGCCATCGTCATCGTCCAGCACGTCGATGCGGCGTTCGCCGCCGGCATGGCCGACTGGCTGAACCAGCAGTCAGCGCTGCCGGTGCGGATCGCGAGCGAAGGCGACCGGCCGCAAGCGGGCGTCGTCCTGCTCGCCGCCACCGACGATCATCTGCACCTGAAATTGCCCAACGTGCTCGGCTATACGGACGTGCCAGCGGAAACACCCTACCGGCCTTCCGTCGACGTGTTTTTTCATAGCGTCGTGGCGCGCTGGCCGGCTCGGGCGATCGGCGTGCTGCTGACCGGCATGGGCCGCGACGGCGCGATCGGCCTCAAGGCGATGCGCACCAAGGGTTTTCACACGATTGCGCAGGACGAGGCGACCTGCGCTGTATACGGCATGCCGAAGGCGGCCGCGGCGCTTGACGCCGCCGCCGCGATCCTGCCTCTACCCCGCATTGCCGCGGCGCTCGTCACCGCAGTCGCTGCGGGCTAA